A single Rhopalosiphum padi isolate XX-2018 chromosome 4, ASM2088224v1, whole genome shotgun sequence DNA region contains:
- the LOC132928589 gene encoding fatty acyl-CoA reductase wat-like: METSVAESFRNGIVLITGSTGFLGKILTEKLLRSCPVKNVVVLVRSKKELNASERVAKIYKQALFDRIRHEKPDFTKSIKIIEGNLEEPSLGLSLNDLEWMIENVNFVFHCAATIKFNEPLDLASKINIQGTENLLTLASKMKNLKGFVHVSTAYSHCPRNEIKEEYYNVPVTATELKNMLVDNVPTSSIIEDWPNTYTFTKAVTENVILTNENCLPVSIFRPSIIGCTKSEPEPGWLENMNGPTGLIAGVMVGFLRTAPNIGNNITDIIPADYTVNALISVMWDTVNRHKQSNGVPLEAPKIYNYVSCIESPLTWGRYIKEMHDQFYAAPPLQAMWYGFYIAYTNFIVGSILRFFLHRIPATFMDLMLIMSGKSPKMLRMYSKSENMIDLLHEFSIRQWLFDNRNTRELWSSLSEDDQNTFRFSLKTFDWSSYIESYYRGIRKHILHEDLSNVDRALSKHKKLLRLHQFCVVLIMYLVFHLCWMFIKYLF; the protein is encoded by the exons atggaaacAAGCGTAGCAGAATCATTCAGAAATGGGATAGTTTTAATCACGGGAAGTACTGGATTTTTGGGAAAAATTCTCACTGAAAAGTTACTCCGATCTTGTCCAGTCAAAAACGTCGTAGTGCTTGTCAGAAGTAAAAAAGAACTGAATGCTAGTGAGAGGGttgcaaaaatatacaaacaagcA ttatttgaTCGAATTCGTCATGAAAAACCAGATTTTAcgaaatctattaaaataattgaaggaAATTTAGAGGAACCATCATTGGGATTATCGTTAAATGATCTTGAGTGGATGatagaaaatgttaattttgtttttcattgtgCAGCAACGATTAAATTCAACGAACCTCTTGATTTGgcctcaaaaataaatatccaaGGTACCGAAAATTTGTTGACACTAGcgtcaaaaatgaaaaatcttaAG GGTTTCGTGCACGTGTCGACTGCTTATTCGCACTGTCCGAGGAATGAAATCAAAGAAGAATACTATAACGTTCCGGTCACGGCGACGGAGTTGAAAAATATGTTGGTTGACAACGTACCAACttctag CATTATAGAGGATTGGCCGAATACGTACACTTTTACGAAAGCAGTCACGGAAAACGTAATATTAACAAATGAAAATTGCTTGCCCGTATCAATATTTCGTCCTTCGATCA TCGGATGTACGAAATCGGAACCGGAACCTGGGTGGTTGGAAAACATGAACGGGCCGACAGGCCTGATTGCCGGGGTCATGGTTGGATTTTTACGGACGGCACCAAACATCGGGAACAATATAACAGATATTATCCCTGCCGATTACACCGTCAACGCGTTGATTAGCGTCATGTGGGATACAGTCAACAG ACACAAACAGTCGAATGGCGTACCTCTCGAGGCaccgaaaatatataattacgtttCTTGCATCGAAAGCCCTTTGACGTGGGGTAGGTATATCAAAGAAATGCACGATCAGTTTTATGCAGCTCCGCCTTTGCAAGCGATGTGGTACGgtttttatattgcatatacGAATTTCATAGTTGGAAGCATTTTGAGATTTTTCTTACACCGAATACCAGCCACATTTATGGATTTGATGTTGATTATGTCCGGTAAATCTCCTAA aaTGTTGAGAATGTATTCAAAATCAGAAAATATGATCGATTTACTCCACGAGTTTTCTATAAGACAATGGCTATTTGATAATAGAAATACTAGAGAATTGTGGTCGTCGCTAAGTGAAGACGACCAAAATACGTTCCGGTTcagtttaaaaacatttgacTGGAGTTCGTATATAGAAAGCTATTATCGCGGTATTAGGAAACACATACTTCATGAAGATCTAAGCAACGTTGATAGGGCgttatcaaaacataaaaa gtTATTGAGGCTGCATCAGTTCTGTGTTGTTCTAATTATGTATCTAGTATTCCATTTGTGTtggatgtttataaaatatttgttttga